The DNA sequence CTGATGGCAGCATAACTGAGCCTATTCTCGAGATATGCCATGTATAGGAGTTCGAGTGTTTTGTCTTTCTCCGGGCTATCGGTGTCCACGTAAATGCGTTCGTCCTCGATCACCACACCGGGGAAACCCTCGCTGTACTGCACGTACATGTTCTCAAAAAAACTACGTCTGGGCAACTGGGGCCAACAGGGGATCTGCGGGGTGGTGCGGCGTAGAAGATCCCAGGCATCATAGGGGTTGGTGTGCGGAACACTGCCAACCGACATGGGCAGCCAGTTCGGCTCAAACTTTCTATTCATATGCACCCCTGGAACTGTGAAGTGAATGTTTTCTCTGCGCATTGGCCACAGCGCGAGCCAATCCCTGTTCGAATGGCGGATATACGATGCCCTCCTCGGTTACAATACCCATAACATAGCGGTGCGGAGTCACGTCGAAAGCAGGATTGGCAACATGCACCCCTTCGGGAGCGATGGGTATATCGCGGATGTGCGTTACTTCCCGCGTCGCTCGCTCCTCAATGGGGATCTCGGCGCCCGTGGCTATACTCAGATCAATGGTGGAAGTGGGCGCAACGGAGTAGAAGGGCACACCGTTCTCTCGAGCCAGCACTGCTAGCGAGTAGGTGCCAATCTTGTTGGCAACATCACCGTTGGCTGCGATGCGATCCGCGCCCACAAGGATAATGTCCACCTGACCCCGGGAGATGAAATGCCCAGCCATGTTATCGGTGATCAAGGTGCAGGGGATGTTGTCACGCATTAGTTCCCAGGCTGTCAAACGCGCACCCTGGAGATAAGGTCTCGTCTCATCTACCCAGACATGAACCCGCTTGCCCTGCTCGATTGCGGCCCGCACCACACCCAACGCGGTTCCATAATCTACTGTGGCCAAGGCTCCAGCGTTGCAGTGGGTGAGAACATTAAACCCGTCCTGGATGAGGATAGCGCCGTTAGCGCCTATGCGCCGGTTAACTTCCACATCTTCATCGGCGATGCGTTGTGCTTCGACCACCAGCGCCTGGCGGATATGTTCAGGATCAGCAAAGGCCGGGTTGCGGGCTAGGTGCATCATGCGCTGAATAGCCCAGAAAAGATTGACCGCGGTGGGGCGAGTAGCGCTGAGCACCTCAGCCGCTGTATCGAGGTCTCTGATGAGAGCCTGACAACTGTTCGCCGGGCTTTGGAGGGCGGCCAATGCCAAACCATAGGCAGCAGCAGCACCAATAGCCGGCGCGCCGCGGATCTCCATTTCCTTGATGGCTTTGGCCACGCCGCGGTAGTCCCTGTATTCCAACACCGCGTACTCCTGGGGGAGCCTTCGCTGATCTATCAATTTGACAATCCCATCATGCCATTCGATACTGCGCAAAATGAGCCTCCGCCGGTCACAAAAAAACTCCCCGATGGGAGAGATGCGTCTTGACAAGCACTCCCTCATCTTCCAGAGAACTACCGCTTGGACGGCAAGCCTCTGCCGGACTTGGCACCGTGATCAGGCACATCCGAACAGAAGGAACTCAACGCGGCGCGCCTGAAATGGTTGCCGGGGTTTCACAGGGCCGGTCCCTCCACCCCTCTGGATAAGAGCACGCTTTCTCCAGTATGTAATTGCTTTAGAATAAACTCATAATAGCACAGGAAGGCAGGTTTGTCAAAAATTGACAGTTTAAAAAAGGGGTCATACAATGTATTTGACTACAAATCCGCTAAGAGGAGGGGCTATGTATCAGAATACTGTGGTTGTGGGCCATCTGGGACGCGATCCCGAGATGCGATACACGCCTAAGGGTACGCCTGTGACCCAATTTACCATGGCCACCACGCGTAAATGGACAGATGCAGAGGGCAACCCGCAAGAAAAGACCACCTGGTTCCGCGTGAGCGCTTGGGGGCGTCTGGCTGAAACATGTAATCAGTAT is a window from the Chloroflexota bacterium genome containing:
- the ssb gene encoding single-stranded DNA-binding protein — its product is MYQNTVVVGHLGRDPEMRYTPKGTPVTQFTMATTRKWTDAEGNPQEKTTWFRVSAWGRLAETCNQYLSKGRLVLVEGEIDASAWQGQDGQPRATLELRARNVKFLGGRGAEAAPGELAVGEVAEEEIPF
- the mtnA gene encoding S-methyl-5-thioribose-1-phosphate isomerase produces the protein MRECLSRRISPIGEFFCDRRRLILRSIEWHDGIVKLIDQRRLPQEYAVLEYRDYRGVAKAIKEMEIRGAPAIGAAAAYGLALAALQSPANSCQALIRDLDTAAEVLSATRPTAVNLFWAIQRMMHLARNPAFADPEHIRQALVVEAQRIADEDVEVNRRIGANGAILIQDGFNVLTHCNAGALATVDYGTALGVVRAAIEQGKRVHVWVDETRPYLQGARLTAWELMRDNIPCTLITDNMAGHFISRGQVDIILVGADRIAANGDVANKIGTYSLAVLARENGVPFYSVAPTSTIDLSIATGAEIPIEERATREVTHIRDIPIAPEGVHVANPAFDVTPHRYVMGIVTEEGIVYPPFEQGLARAVANAQRKHSLHSSRGAYE